The proteins below are encoded in one region of Amorphus orientalis:
- a CDS encoding baseplate assembly protein, which produces MLDVIVGMKTDIEMLKSAFGRALTVGPISELDAAKGYRLDLGQGSDGKRHLSPWYPHPESGGATRTWMPLAKGQIVGVLNPTGDPRRGLVFRGGFSGQYPPPSDDFGENVLEFGGVRISVAEGTLVVTIGETIVRLTGSSIFMDAAGIEIGL; this is translated from the coding sequence ATGCTCGACGTGATCGTCGGGATGAAGACCGACATCGAAATGCTGAAGAGCGCCTTCGGGCGAGCACTCACGGTCGGGCCGATCTCAGAGCTCGATGCGGCCAAGGGGTATCGGCTCGATCTCGGTCAGGGATCCGACGGAAAGCGCCACCTTTCGCCGTGGTATCCGCACCCCGAGAGCGGCGGCGCGACGCGCACATGGATGCCTCTTGCCAAAGGGCAGATTGTCGGCGTGCTCAATCCGACCGGGGACCCTCGCCGCGGACTGGTCTTCCGGGGAGGCTTCTCGGGGCAGTATCCGCCGCCGTCGGATGATTTCGGAGAGAACGTACTCGAGTTCGGTGGCGTCCGGATCTCGGTGGCGGAAGGAACCCTCGTCGTCACCATCGGAGAGACAATCGTCCGTCTGACTGGTTCGTCCATTTTCATGGACGCCGCAGGGATTGAGATTGGGCTATGA
- a CDS encoding PAAR domain-containing protein encodes MSAPAHRVGDPNDAAGVVTGSVQSKVRINGRLAAVNGSPVSAHTPFFPPHLAPVTANGSAKVRIAGIPANRQGDQDSCGHVRASGSPNVRIG; translated from the coding sequence ATGAGCGCACCCGCGCATCGCGTTGGCGACCCGAACGACGCTGCCGGCGTCGTGACCGGATCGGTGCAGTCGAAGGTTCGCATCAACGGCCGTCTGGCCGCGGTGAACGGATCGCCGGTATCGGCGCACACGCCGTTCTTCCCGCCGCATCTGGCTCCGGTCACGGCCAATGGGTCTGCAAAGGTCCGCATCGCCGGCATTCCCGCCAATCGACAGGGCGATCAGGACAGCTGCGGTCATGTGCGGGCATCCGGCTCGCCGAACGTCAGGATCGGGTAG
- a CDS encoding GPW/gp25 family protein — MSGVHRRTGRIIDTLACAYQGVEVTLSTRIGSRVMLREFGGGAVELLGRAMTPRLFAAWQQLIGTAIDLWVPNFKVRRISVEGSVEEIRAGRAGLRIEADFRPFAHLSERDPRYSTEVERVVSFGIGFGTGHARVAA; from the coding sequence GTGAGCGGTGTCCACCGGCGCACCGGCCGGATCATCGACACGCTCGCCTGCGCTTACCAGGGGGTTGAGGTGACGCTCTCCACGCGGATCGGATCGCGGGTGATGCTCCGCGAGTTCGGCGGCGGCGCGGTCGAACTCCTCGGCAGGGCGATGACCCCGAGGCTGTTTGCCGCGTGGCAACAGCTCATCGGCACTGCGATCGACCTTTGGGTGCCCAATTTCAAGGTTCGCCGGATCTCCGTCGAAGGCTCGGTGGAGGAAATCCGAGCGGGTCGCGCAGGTCTTCGGATTGAAGCGGACTTTCGGCCGTTCGCGCACCTGTCGGAACGTGATCCGCGCTATTCGACCGAGGTTGAGCGGGTTGTGAGCTTCGGTATCGGGTTTGGTACGGGCCACGCACGGGTGGCGGCGTGA
- a CDS encoding baseplate J/gp47 family protein, which produces MPEYDQQHVETDPVIISAAEAWSYLRLNDRQRVNDAVKSVLAPMAKGTNLEAIVAGQNLLRLVVRPATESEPAVMESDAALLRRYLLSLDRPSIGSIGRYLLDAWTVWPGMGDARVNGRAVHGRLGDTDVVITGQGGADPTPTEIALVTAAVTNPNVKPEAHGVSVLAATRLEYSGDLVVEVPAIGPDAGVVRQEAEDRVSVAAAERTRIGGELPGGYLPSAAYGANVIKVRDLAPVTIEPDPYTVPVLASLSVTAEIRS; this is translated from the coding sequence TTGCCTGAGTATGACCAGCAACATGTCGAGACAGATCCGGTCATCATCTCGGCAGCGGAGGCCTGGTCGTATCTCCGATTGAACGACCGACAGCGCGTCAATGATGCGGTGAAGTCCGTACTCGCGCCGATGGCCAAGGGGACCAACCTCGAGGCAATCGTCGCGGGGCAGAACCTGCTTCGTCTCGTCGTCAGGCCGGCGACCGAATCCGAGCCGGCGGTGATGGAAAGTGATGCTGCCCTCCTGCGGCGGTATCTGCTGTCGCTGGATCGGCCTTCGATCGGCTCCATCGGCCGATATCTGCTGGACGCGTGGACGGTCTGGCCGGGCATGGGAGACGCGCGGGTCAACGGCCGCGCGGTACACGGCCGGCTCGGCGACACCGACGTGGTGATCACCGGGCAAGGCGGAGCCGATCCGACGCCGACGGAAATCGCCCTCGTCACGGCCGCTGTGACGAACCCGAACGTCAAGCCGGAGGCGCATGGTGTCTCGGTCCTGGCGGCGACGCGGCTGGAATATTCCGGGGATCTCGTCGTCGAGGTGCCTGCGATCGGGCCGGATGCGGGGGTGGTCAGGCAAGAGGCGGAGGATCGCGTGTCAGTGGCTGCCGCCGAACGGACCCGGATTGGCGGTGAGCTGCCGGGCGGATATCTGCCGAGTGCAGCCTACGGTGCGAATGTCATCAAGGTTCGTGACCTCGCGCCGGTCACGATCGAGCCCGATCCGTACACTGTTCCTGTGCTCGCTTCTCTGTCGGTGACCGCGGAGATCCGGTCGTGA
- a CDS encoding phage tail protein I: MTAADLLPDPAAFERALAEATADDLPVPIDQILDPYETPSAFLPFLAAHWSVDLWFDDWAEARKREMIAQSAGRSTIHPGERLAELKGTREGLKRFLAFVDAEIVRVVSHPCRFVVGRSGVGWRPIAHPPLTAHYLVKLPLQQPAHAFEINRAAIGRASLRSVDLEPIRRAKLAMTVGKAPETLYSVTFAWRRHITLSDSIPLDGSHHIGGFVDRTRL; the protein is encoded by the coding sequence GTGACGGCGGCGGATCTTCTTCCGGACCCGGCGGCTTTCGAGCGGGCCCTGGCCGAGGCGACTGCCGACGACCTGCCGGTGCCGATCGACCAGATCCTCGATCCCTACGAGACGCCGTCGGCATTCTTGCCGTTCCTGGCGGCGCATTGGTCGGTCGATCTCTGGTTCGACGACTGGGCGGAGGCACGCAAGCGCGAGATGATCGCCCAGAGCGCGGGCCGCTCGACGATCCACCCCGGCGAGCGCCTCGCCGAACTGAAGGGGACCCGTGAGGGGCTCAAACGCTTTCTTGCCTTCGTCGATGCCGAGATCGTCCGCGTCGTGTCGCATCCGTGCCGGTTCGTCGTCGGCCGGTCGGGCGTCGGCTGGCGCCCGATCGCGCACCCGCCGCTGACGGCGCACTACCTCGTCAAGCTGCCGTTGCAGCAGCCGGCGCACGCGTTTGAGATCAACCGCGCGGCGATCGGCCGAGCATCGCTTCGCTCCGTCGACCTTGAGCCGATCCGGCGCGCGAAGCTCGCCATGACAGTCGGGAAGGCTCCGGAGACCCTCTACTCGGTCACGTTCGCCTGGCGCCGGCACATAACCCTTTCCGATTCCATCCCGCTCGACGGCAGCCACCATATCGGCGGCTTCGTCGACCGGACGCGACTTTAG
- a CDS encoding phage tail protein — protein MTDAIPSRETDYQADGSTELSVDVWNGVIGDIGARLRAREQLEASFAALEAQGIQASLDYIQTTVAPQLATLQADIQTAQDQIETIVQDGVAPNALKLEGHAAAYFATASALADHTGRIDNPHGVTKAQIGLGNVDDTPDADKPISDATQAALDALNGALEQLVPAGSLIWHASATTPTGYLKCNGAAVSRVVYSALFAAIGTAYGAGDGSTTFNVPDARGEFLRGLDEGRGVDGGRVLGSHQLDQFQGHYHQSINGASSMGSPLAPILGQGGIGIIPLTNVPIEGQHGSPRVGFETRPRNIAAVLYIKY, from the coding sequence TTGACCGATGCGATCCCGAGTAGGGAGACCGATTACCAGGCCGACGGCAGCACCGAGCTTTCGGTCGACGTCTGGAACGGCGTCATCGGCGACATCGGCGCGCGGCTTCGCGCCCGCGAGCAACTGGAGGCATCGTTCGCGGCGCTTGAGGCGCAGGGCATCCAGGCGTCGCTCGACTACATCCAGACGACGGTCGCGCCGCAGCTGGCCACGCTTCAGGCCGACATCCAGACTGCTCAGGATCAAATCGAAACGATCGTCCAGGATGGCGTCGCGCCGAACGCGCTAAAGCTGGAAGGTCACGCGGCTGCTTACTTCGCGACTGCGTCCGCGCTGGCGGACCACACCGGCAGAATCGACAACCCGCACGGTGTCACCAAAGCCCAGATCGGACTGGGCAACGTCGACGACACTCCCGACGCCGACAAGCCGATCTCGGATGCGACCCAAGCTGCGCTCGATGCGCTGAACGGCGCGCTGGAGCAGTTGGTGCCGGCGGGTTCACTCATCTGGCATGCGAGCGCGACCACTCCGACAGGCTACCTGAAATGCAACGGGGCGGCTGTGTCGCGGGTTGTGTACTCGGCCCTATTCGCGGCAATCGGCACGGCATATGGCGCCGGTGACGGATCGACGACCTTCAACGTCCCCGATGCCCGAGGGGAGTTCCTCCGAGGCCTGGACGAGGGCCGCGGCGTCGACGGGGGCCGCGTTCTTGGCTCACATCAGCTCGATCAGTTTCAGGGCCACTATCACCAATCGATCAACGGCGCATCATCCATGGGATCTCCGTTGGCGCCGATCCTCGGACAGGGGGGCATCGGAATTATCCCGCTGACCAATGTCCCCATCGAGGGGCAGCATGGCTCCCCTCGAGTTGGCTTCGAAACTCGGCCGCGCAACATCGCGGCCGTGCTCTACATCAAATACTGA
- a CDS encoding DUF4376 domain-containing protein, translating into MSGPTVYSYDPTSGEALGSSIADPSPLEPGAFLDPAHTTRTPPPETGAGEAACWTGEAWEIRPDHRGETWYAADGAAVTVDHIGDPADDGLAAVAPPPTLEEARATKLAAISAEMADRLAAGAPTPGGLHVALDVGTRTDLGAMATTGGLAASGSVTWSDSYKLGWITIENDRIPLPTPADGIALAASVGDYYAQIRQHGRDLKDAALAAADETELDAIDEAAGWP; encoded by the coding sequence ATGTCCGGACCAACGGTCTATTCCTACGATCCGACCTCCGGCGAGGCCCTCGGCAGCAGCATCGCCGATCCGTCGCCGCTGGAACCGGGCGCGTTTCTCGACCCCGCTCACACCACGCGGACGCCTCCGCCGGAAACCGGCGCCGGCGAAGCGGCCTGCTGGACCGGCGAAGCATGGGAAATCCGACCCGATCACCGCGGCGAGACCTGGTACGCGGCCGACGGCGCCGCGGTGACGGTCGATCACATCGGCGACCCGGCCGACGATGGCCTCGCCGCCGTCGCGCCGCCGCCCACGCTTGAAGAGGCTCGAGCGACCAAGCTTGCGGCGATTTCGGCCGAGATGGCTGATCGGCTGGCCGCAGGTGCGCCGACACCCGGTGGCCTCCATGTCGCGTTGGACGTTGGGACCCGCACCGACCTTGGCGCGATGGCTACGACGGGCGGGCTCGCTGCATCTGGTTCGGTCACTTGGTCCGACAGCTACAAGCTTGGCTGGATCACGATCGAGAACGACCGCATCCCGCTTCCGACACCCGCTGACGGCATCGCGCTCGCTGCCTCGGTCGGGGACTACTATGCCCAGATCCGCCAGCACGGCCGCGACCTGAAGGACGCCGCGCTCGCTGCCGCCGACGAGACCGAGCTCGACGCAATCGACGAGGCCGCCGGCTGGCCTTGA
- a CDS encoding phage tail protein, giving the protein MTAPEFGMTFSRPGDEPVPVLGADFSQALLIETSADASASEFPLDTPVRFSTSDSDAVTALGSGLLADAVSGIQRQLDGINSGADVTVVRVEEGADTAGTCSNIVNILNSVQDIPSAVNRTPRLVWCGRTAWRADLETTNPVVAALPDALGKILAVSPVDVDDTSSANAIDARESMNSERLIPVGVAARVYEDDTLVTRPMGPRVLGLFQRVDNETEGKPFNPIANRAIHGLAGLSRKIPFSLLDGSTEGQQMLAANVSVVAEGETGVDGAIAEGGFVFVGTDNATTGTLWEQFHQVRGADFITVKLMQITRQFLGPKISADSAEAWLNSQKFMLRDHQSDEDILGYQVEFRPDKNSPENIRLGHLTVNLGIEPAPAFKVAHHEVRRYRPAVAGLVSDIVARLAYAA; this is encoded by the coding sequence ATGACGGCGCCCGAATTTGGTATGACGTTCAGCCGGCCGGGAGACGAGCCGGTCCCCGTACTCGGCGCCGACTTCTCGCAGGCGCTGCTGATCGAGACGTCGGCCGACGCCTCGGCGAGCGAATTCCCGCTCGACACGCCCGTCCGCTTTTCCACGAGCGATTCCGATGCGGTGACGGCGCTTGGGTCCGGTCTGCTTGCGGATGCCGTCAGCGGTATTCAGCGGCAGCTCGACGGCATCAACTCCGGCGCAGACGTCACGGTCGTCAGAGTGGAGGAGGGCGCCGACACTGCGGGCACCTGCAGCAACATCGTCAACATCCTGAACTCGGTCCAGGACATCCCGTCCGCCGTCAACCGGACGCCCCGGCTGGTGTGGTGCGGCCGGACCGCGTGGCGCGCCGATCTGGAAACGACGAACCCGGTCGTGGCGGCACTGCCGGACGCGCTCGGCAAGATCCTCGCCGTCTCGCCCGTCGATGTCGACGACACCTCCAGCGCGAACGCGATCGACGCCCGTGAGAGCATGAACTCCGAGCGGCTGATCCCGGTCGGCGTGGCGGCGCGGGTCTACGAGGACGATACGCTCGTCACGCGCCCGATGGGCCCGCGTGTCCTCGGCCTGTTCCAGCGGGTCGACAACGAGACCGAAGGAAAGCCGTTCAATCCGATCGCGAACCGGGCCATCCACGGGCTCGCCGGCCTCTCCCGCAAGATCCCGTTCTCGCTTCTGGACGGCTCGACGGAAGGCCAGCAGATGCTGGCGGCAAACGTCTCTGTCGTGGCCGAGGGGGAAACCGGCGTCGACGGTGCCATCGCCGAAGGCGGTTTCGTATTTGTCGGCACCGACAATGCGACCACCGGAACGCTCTGGGAGCAGTTCCACCAGGTGCGTGGCGCCGATTTCATCACCGTCAAGCTGATGCAGATCACGCGGCAGTTCCTCGGTCCGAAGATCTCCGCCGACAGCGCCGAGGCCTGGCTCAATTCGCAGAAATTCATGCTGCGCGATCACCAGTCCGACGAGGACATCCTCGGCTATCAGGTCGAATTCCGGCCGGACAAGAACAGCCCCGAGAACATCCGCCTCGGCCACCTGACCGTCAATCTCGGGATCGAGCCGGCGCCGGCCTTCAAGGTCGCGCACCACGAAGTCCGGCGCTATCGCCCGGCCGTGGCCGGTCTGGTGTCCGACATCGTCGCGCGCCTGGCCTACGCCGCCTGA
- a CDS encoding phage major tail tube protein, translating into MKPLYLLTAVDVRRAEVAGDTRKTTIVKMVIPAITFMTASHNPGGGHGAVDFLLPRINAVEPSFEAKGFDRSVFGVLGKPEKWTFAGALRDKKTGADIPARAVIEGAIAEWTPDDTSPEEFLGCNHAIKEVTHYEFSIDGEELWYWDFWESELRTKGQSYTEGIRGALGA; encoded by the coding sequence ATGAAGCCACTCTATCTGCTGACGGCCGTCGATGTCCGCCGTGCCGAAGTCGCCGGTGACACCAGGAAAACCACGATCGTCAAGATGGTCATCCCTGCGATCACCTTCATGACCGCCAGCCACAATCCCGGCGGCGGTCACGGGGCGGTCGATTTCCTGCTGCCGCGCATCAACGCTGTCGAACCGAGCTTCGAGGCAAAGGGCTTCGATCGTTCGGTGTTCGGCGTGCTGGGCAAGCCGGAAAAATGGACATTCGCCGGCGCGCTTCGGGACAAGAAAACCGGCGCCGACATTCCGGCGCGAGCGGTGATCGAAGGCGCGATCGCGGAATGGACGCCCGACGACACGAGCCCGGAAGAGTTCCTCGGCTGCAACCATGCGATCAAGGAAGTCACGCACTACGAGTTCTCGATCGACGGCGAAGAGCTCTGGTACTGGGATTTCTGGGAAAGCGAGCTACGCACCAAGGGGCAGTCCTACACGGAAGGCATCCGCGGCGCGCTTGGGGCCTAG
- a CDS encoding phage tail tape measure protein, with amino-acid sequence MTRLVSELVVSVTDRATGPSRQIAQTVARLKDAAARNTVEMERMRGQLIGAAAAGYGLYRALKAPLAAAVEFESAMADVRKVVDFPTPDAFSQMSADIVTMSTRIPIAATGIASIVAAAGQAGMAGDELLAFTEVAAKVGVAFDMTAGQTGEALAKIKTQLQLSVADTSALADAINHLSNTSASAAPDLIDYMNRVAAAGEQYGFTAEETAAIGSAMIASGAQANVAATSFRNVGRALSKGVAATNAQRDAFARLGLSATDVAKSMQDDAVGTLREVIVRIRELPEHLQATTLSQLFGDEARALAPLVTQLELYDTALASVAQKANYLGSAEKEYAARAATTANNWQLFQNKAEAAAIAIGSALLPAMNGLMDALGPVIMDIVRFAQENPELTRTVVALSAGLIGLRVAAIAARFSMLWMKGGVLSAAIVGLRGLGGAVNGTATALRAMRSAATGGQARRLAVDAAANAKALWEQRQAAFASAVHMRNLAKAGQVAGLSLPDATKAVSAAAKEATEARVALAAANAQLRATGPAARLAAAGLMVARGAMTALKLALISTGVGAILVGIATAGVWIYRNWSGIKEMFVGIGEGIKSAFPGAGDAIDAVSSAVGTLIGWLEQLTAPVDATSEEWRAFGVRVGETIGQVIADVAALPGRLVEILGSIDLVTIGRQIMDGLLAGIKAGASAVLDYVSNFASRIRSSVSGAVSGAVGRLKTAVGLGAGNTPPGRARGGPVSALRPYIVGERGPELFVPSVGGRIIANDDLVGEMRSLGSAFAGGRGYFREETTSLPRIGPAPGSASRRSAPSGPAVSIGEVHIHAAPGMDEREVARLAVEEIGRRVRDGLSGIQADIEWGGA; translated from the coding sequence ATGACCCGTCTCGTTTCCGAACTTGTCGTGTCGGTCACCGACCGCGCGACCGGTCCGTCGCGCCAGATCGCGCAGACGGTGGCGCGCCTCAAGGACGCAGCTGCGCGCAATACGGTCGAGATGGAGCGGATGCGCGGGCAGCTGATCGGAGCCGCCGCCGCCGGCTACGGCCTCTATCGTGCTCTCAAGGCTCCACTTGCCGCCGCGGTCGAATTCGAGTCTGCGATGGCCGACGTTCGCAAGGTCGTGGACTTTCCGACCCCGGACGCTTTCTCACAGATGTCGGCTGACATCGTGACGATGTCCACGCGGATTCCGATCGCAGCGACGGGGATCGCGTCGATTGTTGCGGCCGCCGGCCAGGCGGGAATGGCCGGCGACGAGCTGCTCGCGTTTACCGAGGTCGCCGCCAAGGTCGGCGTCGCCTTCGACATGACGGCGGGTCAGACCGGCGAGGCCCTGGCGAAGATCAAGACGCAATTGCAGCTCTCCGTTGCCGACACCAGCGCGCTGGCCGACGCGATCAACCATCTGTCGAACACATCGGCCTCGGCGGCGCCGGACCTCATCGATTACATGAACCGGGTTGCCGCGGCCGGCGAGCAATACGGGTTCACCGCCGAGGAAACGGCGGCCATCGGATCGGCGATGATCGCGTCCGGTGCGCAGGCGAACGTCGCCGCGACCAGCTTCCGCAACGTCGGTCGGGCTCTCTCCAAAGGTGTTGCCGCAACGAATGCGCAGCGCGACGCATTTGCCCGTCTTGGTCTCAGTGCGACCGATGTCGCCAAGAGCATGCAGGACGATGCAGTCGGGACGCTCAGGGAGGTTATCGTTCGGATTCGGGAGCTGCCCGAACACTTGCAGGCCACCACACTATCCCAGCTGTTTGGCGACGAAGCGCGCGCGCTGGCGCCCCTCGTGACGCAACTTGAGCTTTACGATACAGCGCTCGCCAGTGTGGCCCAGAAGGCGAATTACCTTGGTTCGGCAGAAAAGGAGTATGCGGCCCGCGCCGCGACCACGGCGAACAACTGGCAGCTCTTCCAGAACAAGGCCGAAGCGGCCGCCATCGCGATAGGGTCGGCGCTTCTGCCGGCCATGAACGGGCTGATGGATGCGTTGGGCCCGGTGATCATGGATATCGTGCGGTTTGCTCAGGAAAATCCGGAGCTGACTCGCACGGTCGTTGCCCTGTCGGCAGGACTGATCGGGCTTCGGGTCGCGGCGATCGCAGCGCGGTTCTCGATGCTGTGGATGAAGGGCGGTGTCCTCTCTGCGGCGATCGTGGGGCTTCGGGGTCTCGGTGGAGCGGTGAACGGGACCGCGACGGCACTTCGCGCCATGCGCTCGGCCGCGACGGGCGGACAGGCGCGCCGTCTTGCCGTTGATGCCGCGGCAAATGCCAAAGCGCTTTGGGAGCAACGCCAGGCTGCTTTCGCGAGCGCCGTGCACATGCGCAATCTCGCAAAGGCGGGCCAGGTTGCAGGCCTCTCTCTACCGGACGCTACGAAGGCGGTTTCTGCGGCGGCGAAGGAGGCAACCGAGGCACGCGTCGCGCTCGCAGCTGCGAATGCCCAGCTTCGCGCGACTGGACCGGCGGCCCGACTCGCGGCGGCCGGATTGATGGTGGCGCGGGGCGCGATGACCGCTCTCAAGCTGGCGCTGATCTCGACCGGTGTGGGCGCGATACTGGTCGGCATCGCAACGGCCGGCGTCTGGATTTACAGAAATTGGAGCGGCATCAAGGAGATGTTCGTCGGGATCGGCGAAGGGATCAAATCGGCCTTCCCCGGCGCTGGCGATGCAATCGATGCGGTCAGTTCGGCGGTCGGGACGTTGATCGGTTGGCTCGAGCAGTTGACCGCCCCCGTCGATGCAACGTCTGAAGAATGGCGCGCTTTCGGTGTCAGGGTCGGTGAGACGATCGGCCAGGTCATCGCCGACGTGGCAGCACTCCCGGGACGGCTTGTCGAAATACTTGGAAGCATCGATCTGGTCACGATCGGCCGGCAAATCATGGATGGGCTGCTCGCGGGCATTAAGGCCGGCGCAAGTGCTGTATTGGACTATGTGTCCAATTTTGCCTCGCGGATCCGCAGTTCGGTTTCAGGCGCCGTTAGCGGTGCGGTCGGACGGCTCAAAACTGCGGTTGGTCTCGGGGCTGGCAATACGCCTCCGGGGCGGGCGCGTGGTGGCCCTGTCTCGGCGCTTCGGCCCTACATCGTCGGCGAGAGGGGGCCTGAACTCTTCGTCCCATCGGTGGGTGGCCGGATCATCGCCAACGACGATCTGGTCGGCGAAATGCGGTCGCTTGGCTCTGCGTTTGCTGGCGGGCGGGGATATTTCCGGGAAGAAACCACCTCGCTACCGCGCATCGGTCCGGCGCCAGGTTCGGCGTCAAGGCGATCGGCGCCATCCGGCCCCGCAGTGTCGATTGGCGAAGTTCACATTCATGCCGCGCCGGGCATGGACGAGCGTGAGGTGGCCCGGCTTGCGGTGGAGGAGATCGGGCGTCGGGTCCGCGATGGGCTTTCAGGCATTCAGGCTGATATCGAATGGGGAGGTGCCTAA
- a CDS encoding phage tail protein, which produces MLYMLGALTFDTRPFNVDGVEREATASIARKPLLGTADGAEFTGEGEDKLTLTGQLLPSRIGGMTELELAHSMRRQGARFPVSRGDGYRFPHWYAIARIRESHKDLTRDGVGFTLTYTIELDSVPAEAGDGQQIIRSLLNLFGVN; this is translated from the coding sequence ATGCTTTACATGCTTGGTGCGCTCACCTTCGATACGAGACCCTTCAACGTCGACGGTGTGGAGCGGGAGGCGACGGCGTCGATCGCGCGCAAGCCGCTCCTGGGTACGGCCGATGGTGCGGAGTTCACCGGGGAAGGCGAGGACAAGTTGACCCTGACCGGCCAGCTTCTGCCGAGTCGGATCGGCGGGATGACGGAACTCGAGCTGGCCCATTCCATGCGCCGGCAAGGGGCGCGGTTTCCGGTCAGTCGGGGCGATGGCTACCGCTTTCCGCACTGGTATGCGATCGCGCGGATCCGCGAGAGCCACAAGGATCTGACCAGGGACGGTGTCGGGTTCACTCTCACCTACACGATCGAGCTGGACAGCGTACCGGCCGAGGCCGGTGATGGGCAGCAGATCATCCGGTCGCTGCTCAACCTGTTCGGTGTGAACTAG
- a CDS encoding tail protein X produces the protein MPEERTVRGEGITLDLLLWRRDGVRGRELVEAALDLNPGLADLGAVLPLGTVVFLPDPPAARSAPVPRKVVDLFG, from the coding sequence ATGCCGGAAGAGCGCACCGTACGGGGGGAGGGGATCACCCTCGATCTGCTTCTTTGGCGCCGTGATGGCGTGCGCGGTCGGGAACTGGTGGAAGCCGCCCTCGACCTCAATCCGGGACTGGCCGATCTCGGTGCGGTCCTTCCCCTCGGCACCGTCGTATTCCTGCCCGACCCGCCGGCTGCGCGGTCTGCGCCCGTGCCGCGCAAGGTCGTCGATCTGTTCGGCTGA
- a CDS encoding phage late control D family protein translates to MPWTVDWQVIVAGVDVTSRWRHYLSSLEVVDKDGESADTCALELDDTDGQVKLPPKGASVSVGLNGVTVFQGTVDRVRSRGAKGGGRTLSVGAKGLDIRSKVKEPLSFHMDDASLQEFLAKAGKLAGLAGVKVSPGLASIARDYWSADAESFLHLGQRLARELAGTFKIRGDQAVLKARGDAATPAGGTLPTVTARYGEGGNVLNWDIEPFAGRREFGRAKVRYFDRETASFKEEEVDFEIEDAPDASNVVRAPVADQAQARETAEARKRDADREGGGGTIDLDLAEEAFAEGTVDLSGTRPGVDGLYRIASRTHRANKNGGATTHLDVKQPAGGAGRDTRKAE, encoded by the coding sequence ATGCCCTGGACGGTAGATTGGCAGGTGATCGTCGCCGGCGTCGACGTGACCAGCCGATGGCGCCACTATCTGAGTTCCCTTGAGGTCGTCGACAAGGACGGCGAGAGCGCCGACACGTGCGCGCTTGAGCTGGACGATACCGACGGCCAGGTGAAGTTGCCGCCTAAGGGTGCGTCGGTTTCGGTTGGGCTCAATGGGGTGACTGTGTTCCAGGGGACGGTCGATCGCGTTCGGTCCCGGGGGGCGAAGGGCGGCGGCCGGACGCTCTCGGTCGGCGCCAAGGGGCTCGACATCCGCTCGAAGGTGAAAGAGCCGCTGTCGTTCCATATGGACGACGCCTCCCTCCAGGAGTTCCTTGCGAAGGCCGGCAAGCTCGCCGGGCTCGCCGGAGTGAAGGTCTCGCCCGGCCTGGCCTCGATTGCGAGAGACTACTGGTCGGCCGACGCCGAGAGCTTCCTGCATCTCGGCCAGCGCCTGGCGCGCGAGCTCGCCGGTACGTTCAAGATCCGCGGCGATCAAGCGGTCCTGAAAGCGCGTGGCGACGCAGCGACGCCGGCCGGCGGTACGCTGCCGACCGTGACGGCCCGATATGGCGAAGGCGGGAATGTCCTGAACTGGGACATCGAGCCGTTCGCAGGCCGACGGGAATTCGGGCGGGCGAAGGTCCGCTACTTCGATCGCGAGACGGCCAGCTTCAAGGAAGAGGAGGTCGATTTCGAGATCGAGGACGCACCGGACGCGTCGAACGTGGTCCGGGCGCCGGTCGCCGATCAGGCGCAGGCCCGCGAGACGGCCGAAGCGCGCAAGCGCGACGCCGACCGGGAAGGTGGCGGCGGCACAATTGATCTCGATCTCGCCGAGGAGGCCTTCGCGGAGGGCACCGTCGACCTGAGCGGCACGCGGCCTGGCGTCGACGGCCTGTATCGGATCGCGTCCAGGACGCACCGCGCGAACAAGAACGGTGGCGCGACCACCCATCTCGACGTCAAGCAACCCGCCGGCGGCGCCGGCAGGGATACGCGCAAGGCGGAATAG